From Aphelocoma coerulescens isolate FSJ_1873_10779 chromosome 15, UR_Acoe_1.0, whole genome shotgun sequence, one genomic window encodes:
- the PUS1 gene encoding pseudouridylate synthase 1 homolog isoform X2, with product MLRWGLRVVLKMAEDLRAAVSSQTKRLNSSSEVIQRLEENGHQNKRLKSNADEEDAEDQNKKSPKRKIVLLMAYSGKGYHGMQRNVGSSQFKTIEDDLVSALVQSGCIPENHGEDMKKMSFQRCARTDKGVSAAGQIVSLKVRLRDDILEKINNHLPSHIRILGLKRVTGGFNSKNKCDARTYSYMLPTFAFAHKDHVVQEELYRLDTETLERVNKLLACYKGTHNFHNFTSQKGPRDPSAKRYIMEMYCGEPFVRENMEFAVIKVKGQSFMMHQIRKMIGLVIAIVKGYAAESIMERSWGEEKVDVPKAPGLGLVLEKVHFEKYNRRFGNDGLHEPLEWTEEEEKIAVFKEQYIYPTIINTEREEKSMANWLNTLPIHDFNSSAVEMQTSNKNSKKSSDLEGSDGCGDDSD from the exons ATGCTGCGGTGGGGGCTCAGGGTC GTTCTTAAAATGGCTGAGGATTTAAGAGCAGCGGTTTCCAGCCAGACAAAGAGACTCAACAGCAGCAGCGAGGTGATtcaaaggctggaagaaaacgGGCATCAAAACAAAAGGTTGAAGAGTAATGCGGATGAGGAAGATGCAGAGGATCAGAATAAGAAGTCACCCAAAAGGAAGATTGTGCTGTTGATGGCATATTCTGGGAAAGGCTACCATGGGATGCAA AGAAATGTGGGATCTTCACAGTTCAAGACAATTGAAGATGACTTAGTCTCTGCCCTTGTTCAGTCAGGATGCATCCCAGAAAACCACGGGGAAGATATGAAGAAGATGTCTTTCCAGCGCTGTGCTCGAACAGATAAG GGTGTGTCTGCAGCTGGGCAGATTGTGTCACTGAAGGTCAGGCTAAGAGATGACATCTTAGAAAAGATCAATAATCATCTTCCTTCTCACATCAGAATTCTGG GCCTGAAGAGAGTCACTGGGGGATTCAACTCCAAGAACAAATGTGATGCCAGAACCTACTCTTACATGCTGCCAACATTTGCCTTTGCCCATAAGGACCATGTTGTGCAGGAAGAGCTTTATCGGCTGGACACAGAGACCCTTGAAAGGGTCAATAAACTGCTGGCCTGCTACAAAGGGACACACAACTTCCACAACTTCACATCCCAGAAGGGCCCCAGGGACCCCAGTGCCAAGCGGTACATCATGGAGATGTACTGTGGAGAGCCCTTTGTCAGGGAAAATATGGAATTTGCAGTGATCAAAGTGAAAGGTCAGAGTTTCATGATGCACCAGATCAGGAAGATGATTGGGCTGGTGATAGCAATTGTGAAAGGTTATGCTGCTGAGTCCATCATGGAACGCagctggggagaggagaaggtcGACGTCCCCAAAGCCCCAGGACTTGGGCTGGTTTTGGAGAAAGTACACTTTGAAAAATACAACAGGCGTTTTGGGAATGATGGGCTGCATGAGCCACTGGAGtggacagaggaggaggagaagattgCTGTTTTCAAAGAGCAGTACATCTATCCTACCATTATCAACACAGAAAGGGAGGAGAAATCCATGGCAAACTGGTTAAATACCCTCCCCATTCACGACTTCAACTCGTCTGCTGTTGAGATGCAAACCAGCAACAAAAATTCAAAG AAGAGCAGCGATCTCGAAGGCAGCGATGGTTGTGGCGATGATTCTGACTGA
- the PUS1 gene encoding pseudouridylate synthase 1 homolog isoform X1, producing the protein MLRWGLRVVSCGLSVPGSAACAGPWRRQQRSVLKMAEDLRAAVSSQTKRLNSSSEVIQRLEENGHQNKRLKSNADEEDAEDQNKKSPKRKIVLLMAYSGKGYHGMQRNVGSSQFKTIEDDLVSALVQSGCIPENHGEDMKKMSFQRCARTDKGVSAAGQIVSLKVRLRDDILEKINNHLPSHIRILGLKRVTGGFNSKNKCDARTYSYMLPTFAFAHKDHVVQEELYRLDTETLERVNKLLACYKGTHNFHNFTSQKGPRDPSAKRYIMEMYCGEPFVRENMEFAVIKVKGQSFMMHQIRKMIGLVIAIVKGYAAESIMERSWGEEKVDVPKAPGLGLVLEKVHFEKYNRRFGNDGLHEPLEWTEEEEKIAVFKEQYIYPTIINTEREEKSMANWLNTLPIHDFNSSAVEMQTSNKNSKKSSDLEGSDGCGDDSD; encoded by the exons ATGCTGCGGTGGGGGCTCAGGGTCGTGAGCTGCGGCCTTTCCGTCCCGGGGAGCGCGGCGTGCGCCGGGCCgtggcggcggcagcagcgcagC GTTCTTAAAATGGCTGAGGATTTAAGAGCAGCGGTTTCCAGCCAGACAAAGAGACTCAACAGCAGCAGCGAGGTGATtcaaaggctggaagaaaacgGGCATCAAAACAAAAGGTTGAAGAGTAATGCGGATGAGGAAGATGCAGAGGATCAGAATAAGAAGTCACCCAAAAGGAAGATTGTGCTGTTGATGGCATATTCTGGGAAAGGCTACCATGGGATGCAA AGAAATGTGGGATCTTCACAGTTCAAGACAATTGAAGATGACTTAGTCTCTGCCCTTGTTCAGTCAGGATGCATCCCAGAAAACCACGGGGAAGATATGAAGAAGATGTCTTTCCAGCGCTGTGCTCGAACAGATAAG GGTGTGTCTGCAGCTGGGCAGATTGTGTCACTGAAGGTCAGGCTAAGAGATGACATCTTAGAAAAGATCAATAATCATCTTCCTTCTCACATCAGAATTCTGG GCCTGAAGAGAGTCACTGGGGGATTCAACTCCAAGAACAAATGTGATGCCAGAACCTACTCTTACATGCTGCCAACATTTGCCTTTGCCCATAAGGACCATGTTGTGCAGGAAGAGCTTTATCGGCTGGACACAGAGACCCTTGAAAGGGTCAATAAACTGCTGGCCTGCTACAAAGGGACACACAACTTCCACAACTTCACATCCCAGAAGGGCCCCAGGGACCCCAGTGCCAAGCGGTACATCATGGAGATGTACTGTGGAGAGCCCTTTGTCAGGGAAAATATGGAATTTGCAGTGATCAAAGTGAAAGGTCAGAGTTTCATGATGCACCAGATCAGGAAGATGATTGGGCTGGTGATAGCAATTGTGAAAGGTTATGCTGCTGAGTCCATCATGGAACGCagctggggagaggagaaggtcGACGTCCCCAAAGCCCCAGGACTTGGGCTGGTTTTGGAGAAAGTACACTTTGAAAAATACAACAGGCGTTTTGGGAATGATGGGCTGCATGAGCCACTGGAGtggacagaggaggaggagaagattgCTGTTTTCAAAGAGCAGTACATCTATCCTACCATTATCAACACAGAAAGGGAGGAGAAATCCATGGCAAACTGGTTAAATACCCTCCCCATTCACGACTTCAACTCGTCTGCTGTTGAGATGCAAACCAGCAACAAAAATTCAAAG AAGAGCAGCGATCTCGAAGGCAGCGATGGTTGTGGCGATGATTCTGACTGA
- the PUS1 gene encoding pseudouridylate synthase 1 homolog isoform X3: MAEDLRAAVSSQTKRLNSSSEVIQRLEENGHQNKRLKSNADEEDAEDQNKKSPKRKIVLLMAYSGKGYHGMQRNVGSSQFKTIEDDLVSALVQSGCIPENHGEDMKKMSFQRCARTDKGVSAAGQIVSLKVRLRDDILEKINNHLPSHIRILGLKRVTGGFNSKNKCDARTYSYMLPTFAFAHKDHVVQEELYRLDTETLERVNKLLACYKGTHNFHNFTSQKGPRDPSAKRYIMEMYCGEPFVRENMEFAVIKVKGQSFMMHQIRKMIGLVIAIVKGYAAESIMERSWGEEKVDVPKAPGLGLVLEKVHFEKYNRRFGNDGLHEPLEWTEEEEKIAVFKEQYIYPTIINTEREEKSMANWLNTLPIHDFNSSAVEMQTSNKNSKKSSDLEGSDGCGDDSD, from the exons ATGGCTGAGGATTTAAGAGCAGCGGTTTCCAGCCAGACAAAGAGACTCAACAGCAGCAGCGAGGTGATtcaaaggctggaagaaaacgGGCATCAAAACAAAAGGTTGAAGAGTAATGCGGATGAGGAAGATGCAGAGGATCAGAATAAGAAGTCACCCAAAAGGAAGATTGTGCTGTTGATGGCATATTCTGGGAAAGGCTACCATGGGATGCAA AGAAATGTGGGATCTTCACAGTTCAAGACAATTGAAGATGACTTAGTCTCTGCCCTTGTTCAGTCAGGATGCATCCCAGAAAACCACGGGGAAGATATGAAGAAGATGTCTTTCCAGCGCTGTGCTCGAACAGATAAG GGTGTGTCTGCAGCTGGGCAGATTGTGTCACTGAAGGTCAGGCTAAGAGATGACATCTTAGAAAAGATCAATAATCATCTTCCTTCTCACATCAGAATTCTGG GCCTGAAGAGAGTCACTGGGGGATTCAACTCCAAGAACAAATGTGATGCCAGAACCTACTCTTACATGCTGCCAACATTTGCCTTTGCCCATAAGGACCATGTTGTGCAGGAAGAGCTTTATCGGCTGGACACAGAGACCCTTGAAAGGGTCAATAAACTGCTGGCCTGCTACAAAGGGACACACAACTTCCACAACTTCACATCCCAGAAGGGCCCCAGGGACCCCAGTGCCAAGCGGTACATCATGGAGATGTACTGTGGAGAGCCCTTTGTCAGGGAAAATATGGAATTTGCAGTGATCAAAGTGAAAGGTCAGAGTTTCATGATGCACCAGATCAGGAAGATGATTGGGCTGGTGATAGCAATTGTGAAAGGTTATGCTGCTGAGTCCATCATGGAACGCagctggggagaggagaaggtcGACGTCCCCAAAGCCCCAGGACTTGGGCTGGTTTTGGAGAAAGTACACTTTGAAAAATACAACAGGCGTTTTGGGAATGATGGGCTGCATGAGCCACTGGAGtggacagaggaggaggagaagattgCTGTTTTCAAAGAGCAGTACATCTATCCTACCATTATCAACACAGAAAGGGAGGAGAAATCCATGGCAAACTGGTTAAATACCCTCCCCATTCACGACTTCAACTCGTCTGCTGTTGAGATGCAAACCAGCAACAAAAATTCAAAG AAGAGCAGCGATCTCGAAGGCAGCGATGGTTGTGGCGATGATTCTGACTGA